In a single window of the Metopolophium dirhodum isolate CAU chromosome 2, ASM1992520v1, whole genome shotgun sequence genome:
- the LOC132937906 gene encoding uncharacterized protein LOC132937906 codes for MEVKNGPPATKNPCGKFIGTGQRKMIINIYKGKVQQQLENPEMTQLNYRQMILDISKSSGIGQRTVQTTLSEYKKQGSVSSPNKKKVRPTVIQKVDEFDKNAIRQKIHNFWRAREVPTISKILTAVNEDETLPNLKRTSFQTILKDLQFEYVKKNRNSALLEREDLITWRRSYLDKIRHYRAQNRPIYYLDETWVNAGETHNKTRVDSTVKSHDAFLRGPSTGQKEPSGKGKRLIILHIGSTDGFVPGGLLCFESKTNSADYHDEMNDDTFYEWFVKTLPLLKENAIIVMDNASYHSAKKHKIPVKSWKKQAIIDWLQSKGVIVTHPIVKNDLMKKVKKIKKQYDKYIIDEYAKNNNKIVLRLPPYHCDLNPIELAWSSVKSYVRTHNNTNKLKDVLELLKKGVEHVTPEMWKHFVEHVKKVEEEFWDIEHVTDSVMDEQSEGERHVLMIRTGDTSFSDPDSD; via the exons ATGGAAGTCAAAAATGGTCCTCCTGCCACAAAAAATCCATGTGGAAAA ttcATTGGCACTGGTCAAAggaaaatgattattaatatatataaaggcAAAGTCCAACAACAGCTTGAAAATCCTGAGATGACACAATTAAATTACAGACAAATGATCTTAGACATTTCTAAATCTTCCGGTATTGGGCAACGTACGGTACAAACCACATTGTCCGAGTACAAGAAACAAGGTTCAGTTTCATCGCCCAACAAGAAAAAAGTTAGACCTACAGTAATACAGAAAGTTGAcgaatttgataaaaatgccATCAGgcaaaaaattcataatttttggaGGGCCCGCGAAGTaccaacaatttcaaaaatattaacagcCGTTAATGAAGATGAAACATTACCAAATCTCAAACGTACGTCATTCCAAACAATATTGAAGGATTTGCAATTCGAGTATGTCAAAAAAAATCGTAACAGTGCACTTCTCGAAAGAGAAGATTTAATAACATGGCGCCGAAGTTATTTGGATAAAATAAGGCATTACAGAGCGCAAAACAGGCCAATCTATTACTTGGATGAGACGTGGGTCAACGCAGGCGAGACGCATAACAAAACGAGGGTCGATAGCACGGTCAAATCACATGATGCATTCCTCAGAGGCCCCTCCACAGGACAAAAGGAACCCTCCGGCAAAGGTAAGCGTCTCATCATATTACACATCGGGTCGACAGACGGGTTTGTCCCGGGGGGCCTTTTGTGTTTTGAATCCAAAACCAATTCTGCTGACTACCATGATGAGATGAATGACGATACATTTTATGAATGGTTTGTTAAAACCTTGCCATTACTCAAAGAAAACGCCATCATTGTAATGGATAATGCCTCATACCATTCCGCGAAGAAACACAAAATACCAGTTAAATCTTGGAAAAAACAAGCAATTATTGATTGGCTTCAAAGTAAAGGTGTGATCGTTACTCATCCTATAGTAAAAAAcgatttaatgaaaaaagttaaaaaaataaaaaaacaatacgaCAAATACATAATAGATGAGTACgcaaaaaacaataacaaaatcgtATTGCGATTACCTCCATACCACTGCGACCTAAATCCAATAGAACTCGCGTGGTCGTCTGTGAAAAGTTATGTCCGGACGCATAACAACACCAACAAATTAAAGGATGTACTCGAGTTGTTGAAAAAAGGCGTGGAACACGTAACTCCGGAAATGTGGAAACATTTTGTTGAACATGTGAAAAAGGTGGAAGAAGAGTTTTGGGACATAGAACATGTAACTGATTCAGTGATGGACGAACAATCTGAAGGAGAACGTCATGTTCTAATGATAAGAACAGGCGATACAAGTTTTTCGGATCCAGACTCAGATtga